In a single window of the Rhizoctonia solani chromosome 16, complete sequence genome:
- a CDS encoding asparagine synthase, with translation MCGIFAIHGVERPATWRTKAIACSKKLRHRGPDWSGCYVGKEAILVHERLAIVGVAKRRRISDTGAQPLIYNYIALRKSFAEGQKFKTHSDCEVILHLYRQKDKELCNLLDGMFSFVLLDESVTPTRIIAARDPIGITTLYQGRSSKNPGAVYFASELKALVDECDDIISFPPGHVYDSKTDTIERYFKPTWWDGDSEAEGSIPTNKVDLDLVRTKLEEAVRKRLMSEVPYGVLLSGGLDSSLIAAIAARETEKVALAQLAVRQKRIEAMSGTATPKDLLVDEAATLAAWPQLHSFSIGLPNSPDLLAARKAAAFLGTVHHEYTFTVQEGLDAIPEVIYHLETYDVTTVRASTPMYLLSRKIKAMGVKMVLSGEGSDEIFGGKFCYLYFHAAPTPEAFHQECVKRVKNLHTADCLRANKSTMAWGLEARVPFLDKEFLEVAMNIDPKYKTFTKGSETEVDEDGKPKMEKATVSPKSILWRQKEQFSDGVGYSWIDGIKDHAASAVTDEAFANRHNAFPEDTPDTKEGYFIREVFQGLFPTKAAASTAVRWIPRGDWGCASDPSGRSVSIHNAAYTDTD, from the exons ATGTGTGGCATATTTGCGATTCACGGAGTTGAAAGACCTGCTACATGGCGCACGAAAGCAATCgcatgctccaagaaactcaGGCATCGCGGCCCAGATTGGTCGGGGTGCTATGTAGGCAAGGAAGCTATTCTTGTGCATGAACGCTTAGCCATCGTTGGTGTTG CCAAACGGCGCCGCATTTCAGACACGGGTGCCCAACCGTTG ATTTACAACTATATCGCGCTCCGTAAGTCCTTTGCAGAAGGACAGAAATTCAAGACCCACTCGGATTGTGAAGTTATTCTGCATTTG TATCGCCAAAAAGATAAAGAGCTATGTAATCTTCTAGACGGCATGTTCTCGTTTGTCCTCCTTGATGAATCCGTAACCCCTACTCGTATCATCGCGGCTCGGGATCCGATCGGCATTACAACTCTCTACCAGGGACGAAGTTCCAAAAATCCGGGAGCAGTCTATTTTGCGtctgagctcaaagctcTGGTCGACGAATGTGACGATATCATCTCGTTCCCTCCTGGACACGTCTATGATAGCAAGACAGATACCATCGAACGCTATTTCAAGCCGACTTGGTGGGACGGTGACTCCGAGGCCGAAGGTTCGATTCCAACCAACAAGGTCGATTTGGACTTGGTCAGAACGAAGCTTGAGGAGGCGGTTCGAAAACGTCTCATGAGTGAGGTTCCATATGGAGTACTACTCAGTGGAGGACTAGATAGTAGTCTCATTGCTGCGATCGCGGCAAGAGAAACAGAAAAAGTAGCGCTTGCACAACTCGCCGTGAGGCAGAAGCGCATAGAGGCTATGAGCGGAACCGCAACTCCCAAGGATCTTTTAGTTGATGAAGCAG CAACGCTTGCCGCCTGGCCCCAGTTACACTCGTTCTCGATCGGACTTCCTAATTCGCCAGATCTCCTGGCTGCACGCAAGGCGGCTGCATTCCTTGGGACAGTTCACCACGAATATACATTCACAGTCCAAGAAGGCCTTGACGCGATCCCAGAAGTGATCTACCATTTGGAGACATATGATGTGACGACTGTACGTGCGAGTACTCCAATGTATTTGCTCAGCCGCAAGATCAAGGCTATGGGTGTCAAAATGGTTCTCAGTGGGGAGGGAAGTGATGAAATTTTTGGAGGCAAGTTCT GTTACTTGTACTTCCATGCGGCGCCAACGCCCGAGGCGTTCCACCAGGAATGTGTGAAGCGCGTCAAGAACCTACATACGGCTGACTGTCTACGAGCCAACAA GTCAACCATGGCATGGGGCCTGGAAGCTCGTGTCCCTTTTCTAGACAAGGAGTTCCTCGAAGTAGCAATGAACATTGATCCCAAGTATAAAACCTTTACAAAGGGCTCAGAAACAGAGGTCGACGAAGACGGGAAGCCAAAGATGGAAAAGGCAA CCGTATCTCCCAAGTCCATTCTCTGGCGACAAAAGGAACAATTCTCGGATGGCGTTGGATACTCTTGGATCGACGG GATAAAAGACCACGCAGCATCTGCGGTTACGGATGAAGCATTTGCCAACAGGCACAATGCATTCCCAGAAGACACGCCAGATACCAAAGAGGGGTACTTTATTCGCGAAGTCTTCCAGG GCTTGTTCCCGACCAAGGCAGCCGCATCCACCGCTGTTCGCTGGATCCCGCGTGGAGACTGGGGATGCGCATCCGATCCGAGCGGACGGAGCGTGAGCATTCACAATGCCGCATACACCGACACCGACTAG